One stretch of Alcaligenes aquatilis DNA includes these proteins:
- a CDS encoding ABC transporter substrate-binding protein, with protein MKRRDIVRALAALPLVAPSARLQARSEQAGTSTPISLPVSVAGQLPDPAYVGRVVAAGPPASVLVYCLAPHTLLGWPFQLAPAARSMMDAAGFSLPYLGRLAGRGSTLSLESLLALKPDMVLDIGDVNPYYESAAKSVQEQTGVPYVLLDGRLNDSPAQLRQAGQILGQAERGQQLALRAQAILDSAYQAASPRAKGLKAYLARGNDGLETGMGQSIHTEVLRLCGLTVMGDEKTDNRLGRISYEQFLAWDPDILFAQDDVFFELARTQAPWNQLKAVREGRLYRVPALPFGWLDGPPGINRLAGVIWLNALLEGSEAIPRMLGELQDFYSAFYGMSLDSGQIKRLVQGLDPLGSTQNS; from the coding sequence ATGAAGCGTCGTGACATAGTACGTGCCTTGGCGGCACTGCCGCTTGTGGCGCCTTCTGCCCGTTTGCAGGCCCGGTCTGAGCAGGCCGGGACCAGCACCCCGATCAGTCTGCCTGTCAGCGTGGCGGGCCAACTGCCCGATCCGGCCTACGTAGGCCGAGTGGTGGCCGCTGGTCCGCCCGCTTCTGTGCTGGTGTATTGCCTGGCCCCTCATACGCTTTTAGGTTGGCCTTTTCAATTGGCTCCGGCTGCGCGCAGCATGATGGATGCCGCTGGTTTTTCTTTGCCTTATCTGGGCCGTTTGGCCGGTCGGGGCAGTACCTTGTCCCTGGAAAGCCTGCTGGCCTTAAAACCCGATATGGTGCTGGATATAGGCGATGTGAATCCTTATTACGAGTCGGCTGCCAAGTCCGTGCAAGAGCAGACGGGCGTGCCTTATGTCTTGCTGGATGGTCGTTTGAACGACAGCCCGGCGCAGTTGCGTCAGGCCGGGCAGATTCTGGGGCAAGCCGAGCGCGGCCAGCAATTGGCCTTGCGCGCCCAAGCCATTTTAGACAGCGCATATCAAGCCGCCAGCCCCCGAGCCAAGGGCTTGAAAGCCTATTTGGCACGCGGTAATGATGGCCTGGAAACTGGTATGGGTCAGTCCATTCATACCGAGGTGCTGCGGCTTTGCGGCCTGACGGTCATGGGTGACGAGAAAACCGATAATCGTCTGGGCCGTATTTCCTACGAACAATTTTTGGCCTGGGACCCGGACATTCTGTTTGCCCAGGACGACGTTTTCTTTGAATTGGCGCGTACCCAAGCTCCCTGGAATCAGCTCAAGGCGGTGCGAGAAGGGCGTTTGTACCGTGTGCCTGCTTTACCTTTTGGCTGGCTGGATGGCCCGCCGGGAATCAATCGCTTAGCTGGTGTGATCTGGTTGAATGCCTTGTTGGAAGGTAGTGAGGCCATACCACGCATGCTGGGAGAGTTGCAGGATTTCTACTCAGCCTTTTATGGCATGTCTTTGGACAGCGGGCAGATCAAGCGACTGGTGCAAGGGCTGGACCCTTTGGGTTCAACGCAAAATTCATGA
- a CDS encoding FecCD family ABC transporter permease, whose translation MKLGLPYGLLLLFLGLILAVLVVFALGQGAYPLSGPDVLRALAAGFSSDPDTSQSQAVRVVWDLRLPRIAAALLVGAALSTAGAAYQTMFRNPLVSPDILGVSSGAGLGAILAIYLNFSLFGVQMAAFVGGLLAVGIVLSLARMLRHHPPVLILVLAGMAVGTLLGAALSLIKILADPYSQLPSMTFWLLGGLSAVRSYEVWPAALMVSACIIPVWLLRWRINVLALQDDEARSLGMPVSALRCLLIVCATLMTAVCVALAGIIGWVGLLIPHAARLLVGPDFSRLLPVCLLVGAAFLLLTDTLARSIGTLELPLGVLTALVGAPGFLLLLARGARQR comes from the coding sequence ATGAAGCTGGGTTTGCCCTACGGGCTGTTGCTGCTTTTTCTGGGACTGATTCTGGCCGTCCTGGTGGTGTTTGCGCTGGGGCAGGGGGCTTACCCTTTGTCGGGGCCGGATGTACTGCGAGCTTTAGCGGCTGGTTTTTCAAGTGACCCGGATACCTCGCAAAGTCAGGCGGTACGCGTTGTCTGGGATTTACGCTTGCCGCGTATTGCTGCGGCTTTGCTGGTGGGGGCCGCGCTCTCAACGGCAGGCGCGGCGTATCAGACCATGTTCCGCAATCCCCTGGTGTCACCCGATATTCTGGGGGTGTCCTCGGGCGCAGGTCTGGGGGCGATTCTGGCCATCTACTTGAACTTCTCCTTGTTTGGCGTGCAGATGGCGGCCTTTGTGGGCGGTTTGCTGGCGGTGGGCATTGTCTTGAGTCTGGCACGCATGCTGCGTCATCATCCACCTGTCCTGATTTTGGTCCTGGCCGGGATGGCGGTCGGCACCTTGCTCGGCGCAGCCTTATCGCTTATCAAAATTCTGGCCGACCCTTATTCCCAATTGCCCTCCATGACCTTTTGGCTGCTGGGCGGCTTAAGCGCGGTGCGCTCCTACGAAGTCTGGCCCGCTGCGTTGATGGTATCGGCCTGCATTATCCCGGTTTGGCTTTTGCGTTGGCGTATCAATGTCCTGGCTCTGCAAGATGACGAGGCCCGTTCCCTGGGCATGCCCGTCTCTGCCTTGCGTTGTTTGCTGATTGTTTGCGCCACCTTGATGACGGCGGTATGTGTGGCCTTGGCGGGCATCATAGGCTGGGTCGGTTTGTTGATTCCGCACGCGGCTCGTTTATTGGTCGGCCCGGATTTCTCCCGTCTATTGCCTGTCTGCTTGTTAGTGGGCGCCGCCTTTCTGTTGTTAACCGATACCTTGGCGCGCAGCATAGGCACGCTGGAATTGCCCTTGGGTGTGTTGACGGCTCTGGTAGGGGCTCCCGGCTTCTTGTTGTTGCTGGCTCGTGGTGCGAGGCAGCGATGA
- a CDS encoding short-chain fatty acid transporter, whose protein sequence is MFKAMTRGSVRLVERYLPDPYIFVILLTLIAGVSAMAFEQRSPMEVIQFWGNGFWGLLTFAMQMLLVLLTGHMLASTPLVKSWLRGLASLAHSAGSAIILVTLVSLAASWINWGFGLVVGALFAKELARQVRVDYRLLVASAYSGFLVWHGGLAGSVPLTIATSGHFSESKIGIISTSDTIFAFFNLAIVIALFILVPLINRLMLPSDQESIYVDPKLLEEAPDDVNQSTDRPADRLENSRLISIVIGVAGLTYLFDYFVLRGATLNLNVINFTFLILAILLHGTPRRLLKSLNEAIRGGAGIVIQFPFYAGIMAIMIDSGLATSLSEWLVSFATATTLPFWTFLSAGLVNIFVPSGGGQWAVQSPVVIAATQALDADIARTAMAVAWGDAWTNMLQPFWALPVLAIAGLKAKDIMGFCLIQLIVSGIVISIGLTWL, encoded by the coding sequence ATGTTTAAAGCCATGACGCGCGGTTCAGTCCGCCTGGTTGAACGCTATCTGCCCGATCCGTATATCTTCGTCATCCTGCTCACGCTAATTGCCGGTGTCTCGGCCATGGCGTTCGAACAGCGCTCTCCGATGGAGGTCATCCAATTTTGGGGTAATGGCTTTTGGGGGCTGCTGACCTTCGCCATGCAAATGTTGCTGGTCTTGCTAACTGGTCACATGCTGGCCAGTACCCCTTTGGTAAAAAGCTGGTTGCGTGGCCTGGCCTCCTTGGCGCACTCGGCCGGTTCGGCCATTATTCTGGTCACCCTGGTCTCGCTGGCAGCCAGCTGGATCAACTGGGGGTTCGGTCTGGTGGTCGGTGCCCTGTTCGCCAAAGAGCTGGCCCGTCAGGTTCGTGTTGACTACCGCTTGCTGGTTGCCAGTGCCTACTCAGGCTTTCTGGTCTGGCACGGCGGCCTGGCCGGTTCAGTGCCTTTGACCATTGCGACCTCGGGGCACTTTTCCGAGAGCAAGATCGGCATCATCAGTACCTCAGACACCATCTTCGCCTTCTTTAACCTGGCGATTGTGATCGCCCTGTTTATACTGGTGCCACTGATCAACCGCTTGATGCTGCCCAGCGACCAGGAAAGCATCTATGTCGACCCCAAGCTCTTGGAAGAGGCGCCGGATGACGTCAACCAATCCACAGATCGTCCTGCAGACCGTCTGGAAAACAGCCGCCTGATTTCCATTGTGATTGGTGTGGCAGGCCTGACTTACTTGTTTGACTACTTCGTGCTACGTGGCGCAACGCTGAACCTGAACGTGATCAACTTCACCTTCCTGATTCTGGCCATCTTGCTGCACGGCACCCCTCGTCGTCTGCTGAAAAGTCTGAATGAAGCCATTCGCGGCGGGGCCGGGATTGTGATCCAGTTCCCCTTTTACGCGGGCATCATGGCCATCATGATCGACTCCGGTCTGGCTACCAGCCTGTCTGAATGGCTGGTGTCTTTTGCCACTGCCACTACCCTGCCTTTCTGGACTTTCTTGAGCGCCGGTCTGGTCAATATTTTTGTGCCTTCTGGCGGCGGACAATGGGCAGTTCAAAGCCCAGTTGTCATTGCCGCTACCCAGGCACTGGATGCCGATATCGCGCGCACGGCCATGGCCGTTGCCTGGGGTGACGCCTGGACCAATATGCTGCAGCCATTCTGGGCCTTGCCCGTACTGGCCATTGCCGGTCTGAAAGCCAAAGACATCATGGGTTTTTGCCTGATTCAGCTGATTGTCTCGGGTATCGTGATTTCGATTGGTTTGACCTGGTTGTAA
- the dnaQ gene encoding DNA polymerase III subunit epsilon, whose translation MRQIILDTETTGLEPREGHRIVEVGGVELFNRKLTGRHLHLYLNPDRDSDPEALAIHGLTTEFLAGHPRFKDVVDQVLDFVQGAEVIIHNASFDTRFLDAELQKLGKGPFSQYCDSITDSLLVAREMHPGKRNSLDALCERYGISNSHRTLHGALLDSELLADVWLAMTRGQDALLMDFDESDSQGGDGSDLSLGKFDPSVLKVLRASEADQAEHEKYMDVLEKQNKKPPMWREMLNPAAE comes from the coding sequence ATGCGTCAAATTATTCTGGATACTGAAACCACCGGTCTGGAGCCACGCGAGGGGCACCGAATTGTTGAAGTGGGTGGGGTCGAGTTGTTCAACCGTAAATTGACGGGCCGCCATCTGCACTTGTATCTGAATCCGGATAGGGACTCTGATCCCGAGGCCTTGGCCATTCATGGTCTGACCACGGAATTTCTGGCCGGCCATCCACGTTTCAAGGATGTGGTCGATCAGGTGCTGGATTTTGTGCAGGGCGCGGAAGTCATTATTCATAACGCCTCCTTTGATACCCGCTTTCTGGACGCTGAATTGCAGAAGTTAGGCAAGGGACCGTTCTCGCAATACTGCGACAGCATTACTGACTCCTTGCTGGTGGCGCGGGAAATGCACCCCGGCAAGCGCAACTCTCTGGATGCCTTGTGCGAACGCTACGGTATTTCCAACTCTCACCGTACCTTGCACGGCGCTTTGCTGGACTCGGAATTGTTGGCCGACGTCTGGCTGGCCATGACGCGGGGTCAGGATGCGTTGTTGATGGACTTTGACGAGTCCGACAGTCAAGGTGGTGACGGCAGCGATTTGAGCCTGGGCAAGTTTGATCCCAGCGTGCTTAAAGTGCTGCGTGCGTCCGAAGCTGATCAGGCCGAGCACGAGAAATACATGGACGTGTTGGAAAAACAGAACAAGAAGCCGCCCATGTGGCGCGAGATGCTCAATCCAGCAGCAGAGTAA
- a CDS encoding efflux RND transporter permease subunit, giving the protein MVLSDLCIRRPVFATVLSLVIVLVGFISYERLTVREYPAIDEPVVSVITNYKGASPEVIESQVTKPLEDQLSGIEGVNVMTSRSRSERSLINIKFNLDRAPDAAAADVRDKVSRARRFLPDEVDEPIINKVEADSTPIIYVGVDTGDYSMLEASDYIKRYIKTRLSVLPGAAEVRVFGERLPAMRIDLDRTRLGAYQLTVQDVEDALRKQNVLIPAGRIESDAREFSVVSSTDLETPEEFRNIIISQAAGYPVRISDIAQVRIGPAEERVLARFNGQNSLNIGVTKQSTANPLDLSKAVRAEVERINESMPGNMKLTVSYDSSIFIQKSIDSVYTTIAEAILLVVLVIVFFLRSFRASLIPIVTIPISLIGAFAIMYMLGFSINTLTLLAMVLAIGLVVDDAIVVLENVYRHIEEGKTAMQAAFLGVREIAFAVIAMTLTLVAVYAPLAFATGRTGRLFIEFALTLAAAVLVSGFVALTLTPMMCSRMLRPHGTKVGRVSQGIENFLVWLTRGYRRVLIRALRWRWLVLLIGVAVAATSALLFTVIKSELAPIEDRGVIFGIVNSPEGATLDYTLHNVERVEALYRGIPETEGYQSIIGFPTVTDSFAILRLKPWEERTRNQQSIARELQPHFSAIPGARAFPTNPPSLGQRATSKPVEFVIMSQAPYPELAKIVDGFLAELRDYPGLLNVDTDLRLNTPEIRIDVDRDKLADTGVSVDAVGRTLESMLGGRQVTRYQSDGEQYDVIVQVDKQARSSPQNILDIYVRTQDGGMVQASNFLKVRESVSPQSLNHFNRLRAVIVEASVAPGYALGEVLEHMNEVARKTLPETVQTDLDGQSREFRDSSGSIYVVFLMALAFIYLVLAAQFESWRNPLIIMLSVPLSMTGALLALWLSGGTLSIYSQIGLITLVGLITKHGILIVEFATQQREAGASLYNAVVRACEMRLRPILMTTGAMVLGVLPLAYASGAGAESRQQIGWVLVGGLSLGTLLTLFVVPVAYTLIAGKQEGQDKQLELIDKPQASV; this is encoded by the coding sequence ATGGTTCTCTCCGATTTATGCATCCGTCGCCCGGTTTTTGCCACGGTTCTGTCTTTGGTGATTGTGCTGGTCGGTTTCATTTCCTATGAACGCCTGACCGTACGCGAATATCCTGCCATTGATGAACCGGTGGTCTCGGTCATCACCAACTATAAAGGGGCCTCACCGGAGGTGATCGAGTCCCAGGTGACCAAGCCGTTGGAAGACCAGTTGTCCGGTATTGAGGGCGTGAACGTGATGACCTCGCGCAGCCGTTCCGAACGCAGTCTGATTAACATTAAATTCAATCTGGACCGAGCCCCCGATGCGGCCGCCGCAGATGTGCGTGACAAGGTTTCGCGCGCCCGCCGTTTCTTGCCCGATGAGGTGGACGAGCCGATCATCAACAAGGTAGAGGCGGACTCCACCCCGATTATTTATGTCGGTGTGGATACCGGCGACTACAGCATGCTGGAGGCCTCGGACTACATTAAGCGCTATATCAAAACGCGCTTATCCGTCTTGCCCGGTGCAGCCGAAGTACGCGTATTTGGCGAACGCCTGCCCGCCATGCGGATCGACCTGGACCGTACCCGATTGGGGGCCTATCAGTTGACCGTGCAGGACGTGGAAGACGCGTTGCGTAAACAAAACGTGTTGATTCCGGCGGGCCGCATCGAGTCCGATGCGCGTGAGTTTTCCGTGGTGTCCTCCACCGATCTGGAAACGCCCGAGGAGTTTCGCAACATCATCATCAGTCAGGCCGCCGGTTATCCGGTGCGTATCTCCGACATTGCTCAAGTGCGTATTGGGCCTGCCGAGGAACGGGTGTTGGCTCGCTTCAATGGGCAAAACAGTTTGAACATTGGCGTGACCAAGCAGTCCACCGCCAACCCGCTGGATTTGTCCAAAGCGGTGCGTGCCGAGGTGGAGCGCATCAACGAAAGCATGCCGGGCAATATGAAGCTGACCGTGTCTTACGACAGCTCCATCTTCATTCAGAAATCCATTGATTCGGTCTACACCACCATTGCCGAGGCTATCTTGCTGGTGGTGCTGGTGATCGTGTTTTTCCTGCGCAGTTTCCGTGCCAGCCTCATCCCTATCGTGACGATTCCGATCTCTCTGATCGGAGCCTTTGCCATCATGTACATGCTGGGCTTTTCCATCAACACTCTGACTTTGTTGGCCATGGTGTTGGCGATTGGTCTGGTGGTGGACGATGCGATTGTGGTGCTGGAGAACGTTTATCGCCATATTGAAGAAGGCAAAACGGCCATGCAGGCGGCTTTTTTGGGCGTGCGTGAAATTGCCTTTGCCGTGATTGCCATGACGCTGACCCTGGTGGCGGTGTATGCGCCGTTGGCGTTTGCCACAGGCCGTACCGGGCGATTGTTTATCGAATTTGCCCTGACCTTGGCGGCTGCCGTACTGGTGTCCGGTTTCGTGGCCCTGACCTTGACCCCCATGATGTGTTCGCGCATGTTGCGTCCGCACGGCACCAAAGTGGGCCGTGTCAGCCAGGGGATCGAGAACTTTCTGGTCTGGCTGACGCGTGGCTATCGTCGTGTCCTGATTCGCGCTCTGCGTTGGCGCTGGCTGGTCTTGTTGATCGGTGTGGCCGTTGCCGCCACCAGTGCGCTGCTGTTTACGGTTATCAAAAGCGAGCTGGCTCCGATTGAAGACCGGGGGGTCATTTTCGGGATTGTGAATTCGCCTGAAGGCGCCACGCTGGATTACACCTTGCACAATGTGGAACGGGTGGAAGCGCTGTATCGCGGCATACCGGAGACCGAGGGTTACCAGTCCATTATTGGTTTTCCAACCGTGACCGATTCCTTTGCGATTCTGCGTTTGAAGCCTTGGGAGGAGCGCACGCGTAACCAGCAGTCCATCGCGCGTGAGCTACAGCCGCATTTCTCGGCCATTCCTGGTGCGCGTGCCTTTCCGACTAATCCGCCCTCCCTGGGGCAGCGCGCGACCTCCAAGCCGGTGGAGTTTGTGATCATGAGTCAGGCTCCATATCCGGAGCTGGCCAAGATCGTGGACGGTTTTCTGGCTGAGTTGCGAGACTATCCGGGGCTGTTGAATGTGGATACGGACTTGCGCTTGAATACGCCGGAAATCCGTATTGATGTAGACCGCGACAAGCTGGCTGACACCGGCGTTTCGGTGGATGCTGTAGGCCGCACACTGGAGTCCATGCTGGGTGGGCGTCAGGTCACACGCTACCAGAGTGACGGCGAACAATATGATGTGATTGTGCAGGTGGATAAACAGGCTCGCTCCAGTCCGCAAAATATTCTGGATATTTACGTGCGTACCCAGGACGGTGGCATGGTGCAGGCTTCCAACTTCCTGAAAGTGCGCGAAAGCGTGTCACCGCAATCGCTGAACCACTTCAACCGTTTGCGGGCCGTGATTGTGGAAGCCTCGGTGGCACCCGGCTATGCCCTGGGTGAAGTTCTTGAACACATGAATGAGGTGGCTCGCAAGACCTTGCCTGAAACCGTGCAGACGGATCTGGACGGCCAGTCACGCGAGTTCCGGGACTCCTCGGGCAGCATTTATGTCGTGTTCCTGATGGCATTGGCCTTTATTTATCTGGTGCTGGCCGCCCAGTTTGAAAGCTGGCGCAATCCGCTCATCATCATGCTGTCCGTGCCCTTGTCCATGACCGGAGCCTTGCTGGCCCTGTGGCTGTCGGGCGGGACTTTGTCCATTTATAGTCAGATCGGTTTGATTACCCTGGTAGGCCTGATTACCAAACACGGTATCTTGATTGTGGAATTTGCCACCCAACAACGCGAAGCGGGGGCCAGTTTGTACAATGCCGTGGTGCGCGCTTGCGAGATGCGCTTGCGCCCCATCTTGATGACAACCGGCGCGATGGTGCTGGGTGTCTTGCCGCTGGCCTACGCTTCCGGGGCAGGTGCCGAATCCCGCCAGCAAATTGGCTGGGTGCTGGTAGGCGGCTTGTCCCTGGGTACCTTGCTGACCTTGTTTGTGGTGCCCGTGGCCTACACGCTGATTGCAGGCAAGCAAGAAGGGCAGGACAAGCAACTGGAATTGATTGACAAGCCCCAGGCCTCTGTCTGA
- a CDS encoding TonB-dependent receptor plug domain-containing protein yields the protein MRHPSNRATAARQQFVCLVPRALVLSMMGAVALNQAHAQDNKDRVFQLGKVVVQSSLDREAPLGESAVSQEKMQAFDLRNVGAAVSVQAGVTVSAGGARNEQMVYVRGFDSRQVPLFLDGIPQYVPYDGYVDFTRFTTMDLSEIRVAKGAASLLYGPNIMGGAINLVTRKPVKAFEGEFRAGYATGDQRYSALNVGTNQGSWYLQAGLSWSGERTFPLGRGFEDQKARPTDTGGMRSNASQMDKKASFKLGITPNATDEYVIGYVNQKGQKDNPVYTGVNDAKLGKRYWRWPYWDKESLYFLSSTRVGENNTIKTRVYEDKYKNGLDMYSDGQYATLTGPTSEYTDRTRGAALEWVNTSLDDHELHFALHYKQDQHRDPKSSGTERYKDVTTSLAFEDRIALGDQWQLRVGASHERRKAKEAHNFETGDTDATNGLLELGYDWSQAMQVYGSVAYKTRFPTIKDRYSSRMGYAQPNPDLKPEHAIHYELGLRGQPWQGAQLESALFLSQVRDMIQSTVIQAPGCDKYRPVGFCDQATNVGKARQMGLELSLQQEFSAHWSAGLAYTYLNRRNQSDPDVKLVDTPNHRLFAHLSWKPNAQWEVMGSVETESGRYYSYANNKGDQIYEKTPGFALLGLKGIWRPNSDITLEAGVRNLGDKLYQYKEGYPMPGRVWFVGGSYRF from the coding sequence ATGAGACATCCGTCCAACCGCGCTACAGCAGCGCGTCAGCAGTTTGTCTGTTTAGTACCGCGCGCCTTGGTCTTGAGCATGATGGGGGCTGTGGCCCTTAACCAAGCCCATGCTCAGGACAACAAGGACCGTGTGTTTCAACTGGGCAAAGTGGTTGTTCAATCCAGCTTGGATCGAGAGGCGCCTTTGGGTGAGAGCGCAGTCAGCCAGGAAAAAATGCAGGCTTTTGACTTGCGTAATGTCGGTGCGGCTGTCAGCGTGCAAGCGGGTGTCACGGTTTCGGCAGGCGGTGCCCGTAATGAGCAAATGGTCTACGTGCGCGGCTTCGATTCGCGTCAGGTGCCCTTGTTCCTGGATGGTATTCCACAGTACGTACCGTACGACGGCTATGTGGACTTTACTCGTTTCACCACCATGGATCTGAGTGAAATTCGCGTGGCCAAGGGTGCAGCCTCCTTACTGTATGGCCCCAATATTATGGGTGGTGCCATCAACCTGGTTACCCGCAAGCCGGTCAAAGCATTTGAGGGTGAGTTCCGTGCCGGTTACGCCACGGGCGATCAACGCTACAGCGCCTTGAACGTGGGTACCAATCAGGGTTCCTGGTACCTGCAGGCTGGCTTGTCCTGGTCGGGCGAACGTACCTTCCCCTTGGGCCGTGGCTTTGAAGATCAAAAAGCACGTCCTACCGATACGGGCGGTATGCGCAGCAATGCCTCGCAAATGGACAAGAAAGCGTCCTTCAAATTGGGTATCACTCCCAATGCGACGGATGAGTACGTGATCGGCTATGTGAATCAGAAAGGTCAGAAAGACAATCCGGTCTACACCGGCGTGAACGATGCCAAGCTGGGTAAACGCTACTGGCGCTGGCCCTACTGGGACAAGGAAAGCCTGTACTTTCTGAGCTCTACCCGGGTTGGCGAGAACAACACCATCAAGACACGTGTGTACGAGGATAAGTACAAAAATGGTCTGGATATGTATAGTGATGGCCAATACGCCACCCTGACTGGCCCGACCAGTGAATACACGGACCGCACGCGTGGCGCTGCTCTGGAGTGGGTCAATACGAGTCTGGATGATCACGAGCTGCACTTTGCCTTGCATTACAAGCAAGATCAGCACCGTGATCCCAAGTCATCGGGCACTGAACGCTACAAGGACGTGACCACTTCACTGGCCTTTGAGGATCGCATCGCTTTGGGCGATCAGTGGCAATTGCGTGTGGGCGCCAGTCATGAGCGTCGCAAAGCCAAAGAAGCGCACAATTTTGAAACTGGCGATACCGACGCCACTAACGGTTTGCTGGAGCTGGGCTACGACTGGAGCCAGGCCATGCAGGTCTACGGCAGTGTGGCCTACAAGACTCGTTTTCCTACGATTAAAGACCGTTACTCCAGTCGTATGGGTTACGCCCAACCCAACCCGGATCTGAAACCGGAGCACGCCATTCACTATGAACTGGGCTTGCGTGGTCAACCTTGGCAGGGGGCGCAACTGGAATCGGCTCTGTTCCTGAGCCAGGTGCGCGACATGATTCAAAGCACCGTTATCCAGGCACCAGGCTGCGACAAGTACCGTCCAGTGGGTTTTTGTGATCAGGCCACCAACGTGGGCAAGGCCCGTCAAATGGGTCTGGAACTGTCCTTGCAGCAGGAGTTTTCTGCTCACTGGTCCGCTGGCTTGGCCTATACGTATTTGAACCGTCGCAATCAGTCTGATCCAGACGTCAAACTGGTGGACACGCCCAATCACCGTCTGTTCGCTCACCTGAGCTGGAAGCCTAATGCACAGTGGGAAGTGATGGGTTCGGTGGAAACTGAAAGTGGCCGTTACTACTCCTACGCGAACAACAAGGGTGACCAGATTTACGAAAAAACCCCCGGCTTTGCCTTGCTGGGTTTGAAGGGGATCTGGCGTCCTAACTCGGATATCACCCTGGAAGCCGGTGTGCGTAATCTGGGTGACAAGCTGTACCAATATAAAGAAGGCTACCCCATGCCCGGACGCGTTTGGTTTGTGGGTGGAAGCTATCGTTTCTAA
- a CDS encoding efflux RND transporter periplasmic adaptor subunit translates to MILTLRLTIFSLFIVLFVSSTPSWAQSDATRVEVLPVRQTELIRDVAAVGTLVARESVMLRPEISGRISAISFEEGQPIKKGQVLIQLDPAMAQAQLNQAQANLNLANSQHKRSSELSRQGFISQQAKDESGSRLAVQQAEVQLARVHLDKTRIRAPFDGVTGLRNVSVGDYVGPGTDLVQLEAVSTLNVDFRIPEQYLADVKAGMPVELRFDAFQGQTRQGSVLAVSPAVDTAGRSILLRAQVPNEDGVLRPGLFSRVRLELSRYQALMVPETALAPSGQDQYIYIVKDGRAERRQVQIGVREQGWVHVTGDLQAGDNVLVAGLQKVRDGVPVDIQEVIDVQTQPQR, encoded by the coding sequence ATGATTCTCACGCTGCGCCTCACGATTTTTTCTTTGTTCATCGTACTGTTTGTCAGTAGTACGCCCAGTTGGGCGCAGTCTGACGCCACGCGGGTGGAAGTGCTGCCAGTGCGGCAAACTGAATTGATTCGTGATGTGGCGGCGGTCGGGACCCTGGTTGCCAGAGAGTCCGTCATGTTGCGCCCCGAGATCAGTGGTCGTATTTCAGCCATCAGTTTTGAAGAGGGCCAGCCCATCAAGAAAGGGCAGGTACTGATTCAGTTGGACCCGGCCATGGCGCAGGCGCAGTTAAATCAGGCACAGGCAAATTTGAATCTGGCGAATAGCCAGCACAAGCGCTCTTCGGAGCTGAGCCGTCAGGGCTTTATTAGTCAGCAGGCAAAAGATGAGTCGGGCAGTCGTTTGGCTGTCCAGCAAGCCGAAGTGCAATTGGCGCGCGTGCATCTGGACAAGACCCGTATCCGTGCGCCGTTCGATGGTGTCACCGGCTTGCGCAATGTGTCGGTGGGTGACTACGTGGGGCCCGGCACGGATCTGGTGCAGTTGGAAGCGGTTTCTACCTTGAACGTGGACTTTCGTATCCCTGAACAATATCTGGCCGATGTGAAGGCTGGCATGCCGGTCGAGCTGCGCTTTGATGCGTTCCAGGGCCAAACCCGCCAGGGTTCGGTTCTGGCGGTCAGCCCGGCAGTGGATACGGCAGGCCGTTCGATTTTATTACGCGCGCAGGTGCCCAATGAAGATGGTGTCTTGCGCCCTGGTTTGTTCAGCCGCGTACGCCTGGAGCTGTCTCGCTATCAGGCCTTGATGGTGCCTGAAACCGCCTTGGCTCCTTCGGGGCAGGATCAGTATATCTATATTGTGAAAGATGGCCGGGCAGAGCGTCGACAGGTGCAGATTGGAGTCCGCGAACAAGGCTGGGTGCACGTAACTGGCGATCTGCAAGCCGGCGACAATGTGCTGGTGGCCGGATTGCAAAAGGTGCGTGATGGCGTACCAGTCGATATCCAGGAAGTGATCGACGTCCAAACACAGCCGCAGCGCTAG